The proteins below come from a single Cylindrospermopsis raciborskii Cr2010 genomic window:
- a CDS encoding AAA family ATPase, translated as MTHINDIIKRQTNPFDSIQIKPTDFWVEEQDSTVMVDSIHQEAIKEIESLLELVAKDHRSRTVLIRGSSGSGKSYLLGRLKRKLNSKAFFAYVFCNWSSSAEIWRHILRRTVDSLLQIPEGEQESQLMLWLKSLSAFTKSGVKQKIFNTNFWQLLRGDRPKFIKHLKSTYKKGIYHPDIFFGVLHDLTNPDLYDLACEWLRGDDLSEESMKLIKVKSCIDTEEAAKNILANFGKISTQTQPIVLCFDNLDTMPQQPGGTLEIQPFMNVNTTIHGDNLKNFLVIISVISDTWERNRDSILPADKAGIEKQIRLQNISIEQAEALWICQLKPLHRLAYPIPESPLFPLSREILDRNYPGGKSTPRSTLVLGRKEYQEYKLSLNGNYSAAQEELPPQNTVVDDGSQNQKVDVKGQNATFSANQDINQSEFELLWQQEYKKSQQKYSKISLLSSSDLTQMLIYAICAMDIPEIQPKLISGKYTTHSFSYLHPQNNQKTGVVWTEEHNMNSFYHIMSACQTAIQKKACETLYLIRSGNVGNPESSGNQIYRQIFVNTHNLHIRSSLTGIHFLATYQSLVNSAKSQDLLIGGKTVDLRKLEDFVQRSKVLHGCDLLQALGIVSKTSNPHTSENREENLEVVKGFLFNLVKINQCIAVKTAIDNTLKEFQFPETQTASVQNLIDLLYQEKKVKILGSTSKPEEQIILWCPDFS; from the coding sequence ATGACACACATTAATGACATTATCAAACGCCAAACTAACCCCTTTGATTCAATCCAAATAAAGCCCACTGATTTTTGGGTAGAAGAGCAAGATTCCACAGTGATGGTAGACTCAATTCACCAAGAAGCAATAAAAGAAATTGAAAGTCTACTCGAGCTAGTAGCCAAAGATCATCGCAGTCGGACAGTTTTGATAAGGGGTAGTTCTGGATCTGGTAAAAGTTATCTCCTGGGTAGACTGAAACGTAAGTTGAATTCCAAAGCCTTTTTTGCCTATGTTTTTTGTAATTGGAGCAGTAGTGCTGAAATATGGCGACATATTCTCCGTCGTACCGTTGATAGTTTACTGCAAATTCCTGAAGGAGAACAAGAATCGCAGCTAATGTTGTGGCTAAAAAGTCTCAGTGCATTTACTAAAAGTGGTGTCAAACAGAAAATATTCAATACCAATTTTTGGCAACTCCTAAGAGGCGATCGCCCAAAATTTATTAAACACCTCAAAAGTACTTATAAGAAAGGAATCTATCATCCTGATATTTTTTTTGGTGTGCTCCATGATCTGACCAATCCAGATTTATATGATTTGGCATGTGAATGGCTAAGGGGAGATGACCTAAGCGAAGAATCCATGAAACTAATTAAAGTTAAAAGCTGCATTGATACAGAGGAAGCTGCCAAAAATATTTTAGCCAATTTTGGTAAAATTTCTACCCAAACCCAACCGATAGTTTTGTGTTTTGATAACCTTGATACCATGCCTCAGCAACCCGGAGGTACTTTGGAAATTCAGCCTTTTATGAATGTTAATACAACCATTCATGGTGATAATTTGAAGAATTTCCTAGTAATTATCAGTGTTATTTCTGATACTTGGGAGCGGAATCGTGACAGTATTCTTCCAGCTGATAAAGCGGGAATTGAAAAACAAATCAGGTTACAAAATATTAGTATAGAACAAGCGGAAGCACTGTGGATTTGTCAGCTCAAACCACTACACAGATTAGCCTATCCCATACCAGAATCTCCTCTTTTTCCTCTCAGTCGAGAAATATTAGATAGAAACTACCCTGGTGGTAAAAGCACACCTAGAAGTACATTAGTTTTGGGTCGGAAGGAGTATCAGGAATATAAGCTCTCCCTCAATGGGAATTATAGTGCAGCGCAGGAGGAATTACCACCCCAGAACACGGTTGTGGATGACGGTTCCCAAAACCAAAAAGTGGATGTTAAGGGTCAAAATGCTACATTTTCAGCTAACCAGGATATAAACCAATCGGAATTCGAATTATTATGGCAACAGGAGTATAAAAAAAGCCAGCAGAAATATAGCAAAATATCTTTATTGTCATCATCTGATTTGACTCAAATGCTCATATATGCTATATGTGCCATGGATATTCCTGAAATTCAACCTAAACTAATTAGTGGCAAGTATACCACCCATTCCTTTAGTTATCTCCATCCTCAAAATAACCAAAAAACTGGCGTTGTCTGGACAGAAGAACATAATATGAATAGCTTTTATCATATTATGAGTGCTTGTCAAACAGCTATTCAAAAAAAGGCCTGTGAAACACTTTACTTAATTCGTAGTGGAAATGTGGGTAACCCTGAATCATCTGGTAACCAAATTTATCGACAGATATTCGTAAATACACACAACCTTCATATTAGGTCTAGTTTGACTGGAATTCATTTTTTAGCAACTTATCAAAGTTTGGTGAATTCTGCTAAGTCCCAGGATTTACTCATTGGTGGTAAAACAGTTGATTTACGAAAGTTAGAAGATTTTGTGCAAAGGTCAAAAGTTTTACACGGGTGTGACTTATTACAGGCTTTGGGGATTGTTAGTAAAACCTCAAATCCACACACCAGTGAAAACCGTGAGGAAAATTTAGAAGTTGTCAAAGGTTTCTTGTTTAATTTAGTTAAGATTAACCAATGTATTGCAGTAAAAACTGCAATTGATAATACACTTAAGGAGTTTCAGTTTCCTGAGACTCAAACAGCTAGTGTTCAAAATTTAATTGATTTATTGTATCAGGAAAAGAAAGTGAAAATTTTGGGATCCACATCCAAACCGGAAGAGCAAATAATTCTGTGGTGCCCTGATTTTTCTTAA
- a CDS encoding HAD family hydrolase, producing the protein MPLKAVLFDFNGVIIKDESIHLKLIDEILVEENLQPQKPDERLRCLGRSDRACFEELLKRRGRVVSQDHLTNLLRNKANKYIKELESLEQLPLYSGIEDLIIQARSQNLPVGLVSGALVREIELVLERANIREYFQVIIAGDDIATSKPQPEGYLLAVDRLNQVYSDINVDLSLQPEDCLALEDTLAGIEAAKRARMKVVGIANTYPFHILQRQANWTVDHVRDLEWERIWETFEQKDWKNGERVTIG; encoded by the coding sequence ATGCCTTTAAAAGCAGTCCTGTTCGATTTTAATGGAGTGATTATTAAAGACGAATCAATACATTTAAAACTGATAGATGAGATTCTGGTGGAAGAAAATTTACAACCCCAAAAGCCAGATGAACGTTTGAGATGTTTAGGAAGGAGCGATCGCGCTTGTTTTGAGGAGTTATTAAAGCGTCGTGGAAGGGTGGTCAGTCAAGACCATTTAACCAACCTGCTGCGAAATAAAGCAAACAAATATATTAAGGAACTAGAGAGTCTGGAACAGTTACCGCTCTATTCTGGAATAGAGGATTTAATTATACAGGCCCGGTCTCAAAATTTGCCCGTGGGTCTAGTTAGTGGTGCCCTGGTTCGAGAAATAGAGTTGGTCTTAGAACGTGCTAATATAAGAGAATATTTTCAGGTGATCATTGCAGGTGATGATATCGCTACTAGTAAACCTCAACCGGAAGGGTATTTATTAGCCGTGGATAGACTTAATCAAGTATATTCTGATATAAATGTTGATTTAAGTTTACAACCCGAAGACTGTTTAGCCTTGGAAGATACCTTAGCTGGCATAGAAGCGGCGAAACGCGCTAGAATGAAAGTTGTGGGAATTGCTAATACTTACCCCTTTCACATCCTCCAGCGTCAAGCTAACTGGACAGTAGACCATGTAAGGGATTTAGAGTGGGAACGAATTTGGGAAACTTTTGAGCAGAAAGATTGGAAAAATGGAGAGCGTGTTACAATAGGGTAA